A section of the Lujinxingia sediminis genome encodes:
- a CDS encoding MYXO-CTERM sorting domain-containing protein, producing MSRRYREYRGWLGAGCVAAVTMIGAPAFAATLSGATFSAEAGTAVSNMEVRLWQQGPKGYAIAATTTSGADGIYQFTEVATGTYTIDARMGEGTTGHYGDTWFDEAEPMSEGLFFSDADVLEVTEGDTLADLNVYLPQTGGFDGRITSPAGVGLQGIGVRAESLVDHRYHHNHFTKMQGPVSGAFSMRGLISTGDGHSYRLLFYDPLGRYETQVVDGPFAVTEGAAQALGDFALVEMGADANEPNNEAATGVAIDALPYSSEGAIIAPRGSDVDFYCVEVDPGDRLIARARALIEVDGQTREHPWIDPILSVWNPAGPTFLGSNDDDPAGGTLSSLLDTGELEGGRHCFVVSTFGDADWTGAGQQSAGRYVFDVEMGNRRPFIEVSYEDAPLPAEITVSEGDRVEFSMIYGDIDGDALDVSVVHVDAHGEEITGTLAPGAQGDVYTWDVAQTAAPNGPFEITFIVSDGEYTAEATVVVTVEQVNVAPGLPVLLSPIAGERVSINAVPLSWENAVDVDEDLLTYDVMVRENSTEATLGQDVTVDEGEGGQTEWRTDALTENALVYWRVRAFDGDAATGYGMWTDWETFRVDTTNEPPGIPEIRKPLSGELVLSLTPRISTTKPADPEDDPVAILIELAEESSFEAVIVASGEVPAEDTAQAVEWTVTDDLVGGQEYYVRARATDDRGALSDWSDPLRFRVRAPDSLTPPVIGEEMGARCSGDFLMSEEGLLESLTVGNIDANGDALSFELEISRNNEVVFSSQTPQSEGAQTTIAIDPGTFSEPGTYLLRVRAIGGGEEGPWSECTPRIVADEEQPEEPTGPRVTVTDQEDGCGCTSTSGSGQGSALVLLLGWLLITRRRKRDA from the coding sequence ATGAGTAGACGATACCGAGAGTACCGGGGTTGGCTGGGCGCCGGGTGTGTGGCTGCGGTGACGATGATCGGAGCGCCGGCGTTTGCGGCGACCTTAAGCGGCGCGACCTTCTCGGCCGAGGCCGGCACCGCCGTCTCCAACATGGAAGTGCGGCTGTGGCAGCAAGGCCCCAAGGGCTACGCCATCGCCGCAACCACCACCAGCGGGGCCGATGGCATCTACCAGTTCACCGAGGTGGCCACGGGCACCTACACGATTGACGCGCGCATGGGTGAGGGCACCACCGGCCACTACGGCGACACCTGGTTCGATGAGGCCGAGCCGATGAGCGAGGGCCTCTTCTTCTCAGATGCCGACGTGCTGGAGGTCACCGAGGGCGACACCCTGGCCGACCTCAACGTCTACCTCCCGCAGACCGGCGGCTTCGACGGCCGCATCACCTCCCCGGCCGGCGTGGGCCTGCAGGGTATCGGGGTGCGCGCTGAGAGCCTGGTCGATCACCGCTACCACCACAATCATTTTACGAAGATGCAGGGCCCCGTCAGCGGCGCCTTCTCGATGCGCGGGTTGATCTCGACCGGTGACGGACACAGCTACCGCCTGCTCTTCTACGATCCCCTGGGGCGCTACGAGACTCAGGTGGTCGATGGCCCCTTCGCCGTCACCGAAGGCGCAGCCCAGGCGCTGGGCGACTTCGCCCTGGTGGAGATGGGGGCCGACGCCAACGAGCCCAACAACGAGGCGGCCACCGGCGTGGCCATCGACGCCCTGCCCTACAGCAGTGAGGGGGCGATCATCGCCCCGCGCGGCTCCGATGTGGACTTTTACTGTGTGGAGGTCGACCCCGGCGATCGTCTCATCGCCCGCGCTCGCGCGCTGATTGAGGTCGACGGCCAGACCCGCGAGCACCCCTGGATCGACCCCATCCTCTCGGTCTGGAACCCGGCCGGCCCCACCTTCCTGGGCTCCAACGACGATGACCCGGCCGGCGGCACCCTCTCCAGTCTTCTGGACACCGGGGAGCTGGAGGGCGGCCGCCACTGCTTCGTCGTCAGCACCTTTGGCGACGCCGACTGGACCGGCGCCGGCCAGCAATCCGCCGGCCGCTACGTCTTTGATGTGGAGATGGGCAACCGCCGCCCCTTCATCGAGGTTAGCTACGAGGACGCTCCGCTCCCGGCCGAGATCACCGTCTCGGAGGGCGATCGCGTCGAATTCTCCATGATCTACGGCGACATCGACGGTGACGCGCTCGACGTGAGCGTGGTGCACGTCGACGCCCATGGCGAAGAGATCACCGGCACCCTGGCCCCGGGCGCCCAGGGCGATGTCTACACCTGGGACGTCGCTCAGACCGCCGCCCCCAACGGGCCTTTTGAGATCACCTTCATCGTCAGCGATGGCGAGTACACGGCCGAGGCCACCGTGGTGGTCACCGTCGAGCAGGTCAACGTCGCCCCGGGCCTCCCCGTGCTGCTCAGCCCCATTGCTGGCGAGCGCGTGAGCATCAACGCCGTGCCGCTGAGCTGGGAGAACGCCGTCGACGTCGACGAGGATCTGCTCACTTACGACGTCATGGTGCGTGAGAACTCCACCGAAGCCACCCTCGGCCAGGACGTCACCGTCGATGAAGGGGAGGGCGGCCAGACCGAGTGGCGCACCGATGCGCTCACCGAAAACGCGCTCGTCTACTGGCGTGTGCGCGCCTTCGATGGCGACGCCGCCACCGGCTACGGCATGTGGACCGACTGGGAGACCTTCCGCGTCGACACCACCAACGAGCCCCCGGGCATCCCCGAGATCCGCAAACCTCTCAGCGGGGAGCTCGTCCTCTCGTTGACCCCGCGCATCTCCACCACCAAACCCGCCGACCCCGAAGATGATCCGGTCGCCATCCTCATCGAGCTCGCCGAAGAGAGCAGCTTTGAAGCGGTGATCGTCGCCAGCGGCGAAGTCCCCGCCGAAGACACCGCCCAGGCCGTGGAATGGACCGTCACCGACGATCTGGTCGGCGGCCAGGAGTACTACGTGCGCGCCCGCGCCACCGACGATCGCGGCGCGCTAAGCGACTGGTCCGACCCGCTGCGCTTCCGCGTGCGCGCCCCCGACTCGCTCACCCCCCCGGTGATCGGCGAAGAGATGGGCGCGCGCTGCTCCGGCGACTTCTTGATGAGCGAAGAGGGACTGCTCGAATCGCTGACCGTCGGCAACATCGACGCCAACGGCGACGCCCTGAGCTTCGAGCTGGAGATCAGCCGAAACAATGAGGTCGTCTTCAGCAGCCAGACTCCGCAGAGCGAGGGCGCCCAGACCACCATCGCCATCGACCCCGGCACCTTCAGCGAGCCCGGCACCTACCTTTTGCGCGTGCGCGCCATCGGCGGCGGCGAAGAAGGCCCCTGGAGCGAGTGCACCCCGCGTATCGTCGCCGACGAGGAGCAGCCCGAAGAGCCCACCGGCCCCCGGGTCACCGTCACCGACCAGGAAGATGGCTGCGGCTGCACCTCCACCTCCGGCTCCGGCCAGGGCTCCGCCCTGGTTCTCCTGCTGGGCTGGTTGCTGATCACCCGCCGGCGTAAGCGCGACGCTTAA
- a CDS encoding patatin-like phospholipase family protein has translation MANDSKKGPQRALVLSGGGARGAYEVGVLRYIMHALPAELGHAPRFDIISGTSVGAINAAWVAATLDEPHYCAARLEHLWRALNFQEVIRFSYPEVGRLLYHYLVESKLPGPLRRAQLALSDTSRPGGFLHTGFFDRLVRHEIPFRRIEHNLASGHLRAASVTATDIISGQTTVFVQSHQPLPPWTRDRRRIARAGPITPKKVLASAAIPMLFPSVQVHGRWYCDGALRQNTPISPALRLGADRLLVISLKSEPPHARAHHPTPVPEHLRRVEHPDLSYVLGKVLDALLLDPLDYDLSVLNRVNAMLRYGEEAFGEERFLPTFNDVIRSHRGQGYRVVEPLLLRPSRDLGELAASLARTLPESFWGSAPLRRIGQRATETEGGRESDLLSYVLFDGQYTGELIDMGYEDAAARHEELVGFFRDEEA, from the coding sequence TTGGCGAACGATTCAAAAAAGGGGCCGCAGCGCGCGCTGGTGCTCTCCGGGGGAGGGGCGCGGGGGGCGTATGAGGTGGGCGTGCTGCGCTACATCATGCACGCGCTTCCGGCGGAGCTGGGACATGCGCCGCGTTTTGACATCATCAGCGGCACGAGCGTCGGGGCGATCAACGCCGCCTGGGTGGCGGCCACCCTCGATGAACCCCACTACTGCGCGGCGCGGCTGGAGCACCTCTGGCGAGCGCTGAACTTTCAGGAGGTGATCCGCTTCTCCTACCCCGAGGTCGGCCGGCTGCTCTACCACTACCTGGTGGAGTCGAAGCTGCCCGGGCCACTGCGACGCGCGCAGCTTGCGCTCAGCGATACGAGCCGCCCCGGGGGCTTTTTGCACACGGGCTTTTTCGACCGGCTGGTGCGCCATGAGATCCCCTTTCGGCGCATTGAACATAACCTGGCCAGCGGGCATCTGCGGGCGGCGTCGGTGACGGCCACCGACATCATCTCAGGGCAGACCACGGTCTTTGTGCAGTCGCACCAGCCCCTTCCGCCCTGGACGCGCGACCGCCGGCGGATCGCCCGGGCCGGGCCGATCACGCCTAAAAAGGTCCTGGCGAGCGCGGCGATCCCGATGCTTTTTCCGTCTGTGCAGGTGCACGGGCGCTGGTACTGCGACGGGGCGCTGCGCCAGAACACGCCGATCTCCCCGGCGCTGCGTCTGGGGGCGGACCGGCTGCTGGTGATCTCGTTAAAATCCGAGCCTCCCCACGCCCGGGCTCATCACCCCACCCCGGTGCCGGAGCATTTGCGGCGCGTGGAGCACCCCGACCTCTCCTATGTGCTGGGCAAGGTGCTCGACGCGCTCCTGCTCGACCCGCTCGACTACGATTTGAGCGTGCTCAACCGCGTCAACGCGATGCTGCGCTACGGGGAGGAGGCCTTTGGCGAGGAGCGTTTTTTGCCGACCTTCAACGATGTGATCCGCTCCCACCGCGGGCAGGGCTACCGGGTCGTTGAGCCTTTATTATTGCGGCCCAGCCGCGATCTGGGGGAACTCGCTGCAAGCCTGGCCAGGACGCTCCCGGAGAGCTTCTGGGGCTCGGCGCCGCTGCGGCGGATCGGCCAGCGGGCCACCGAGACCGAGGGCGGGCGCGAGAGCGATCTCCTGAGCTACGTGCTCTTCGACGGGCAGTACACCGGCGAGCTGATTGATATGGGGTATGAGGACGCGGCGGCGCGGCATGAGGAGTTGGTGGGGTTTTTCAGGGATGAGGAGGCATAA
- a CDS encoding tRNA-binding protein produces MSSEDTITWQDFEKVQLCAGTIVRAEPFPEARRPAYKVWVRFGEGDVRKSSAQITERYTPEELVGTRVICVTNFPPKQIGPIRSEVLICGFEDAAGAIVLARPDGEVPDGARLK; encoded by the coding sequence ATGAGCAGCGAAGACACGATCACCTGGCAGGATTTTGAAAAGGTGCAGCTCTGCGCCGGCACCATCGTGCGCGCCGAGCCCTTTCCCGAGGCGCGCCGGCCCGCCTACAAGGTCTGGGTGCGTTTTGGCGAGGGCGACGTGCGCAAATCCAGCGCCCAGATCACCGAGCGCTACACGCCAGAAGAGCTCGTGGGCACGCGCGTGATCTGCGTGACGAATTTTCCGCCCAAACAGATTGGCCCGATCCGCTCCGAGGTGCTCATCTGCGGCTTTGAAGACGCCGCGGGCGCCATCGTGCTCGCCAGGCCCGATGGCGAGGTGCCGGACGGGGCGAGGCTCAAGTAG
- a CDS encoding CASTOR/POLLUX-related putative ion channel, with translation MKFSFGLLDRLRFQVERALIRGPHIQLLVVAAVVALVALVGGLAVLPPDANGEGLEQSVWWAFLRLTDPGYLGDDQGAWRRVVATALTLAGYVLFMGTLVAIMTGWLLRSMRTLERGLTPVVMEDHFVVLGWTDRTVPLLQELLLSTFRVRHFLAGLGGGRRARIVTLVEELDEEILEEIRQDHVVGPRAAEVVLRSGSGINADHLRRVAAVHAAAVIVPSPQEQEPGEVSADVEVIKILLSLDGQVRAAGEPHPYVVIELQEPRHEEVARRAYGGPLEVVSSSQLIGRLMAQNMRHAGLSRVYNELLSPEIGSEVFIRHHDALAGKTFAEAARRFERATLCGVVRSTEGRFIPHLAPGPDFKLAAGDALVLIARTFRDAAPAEEPWRGAGRPLKRLSAEPLRELDHRGRRVLVLGWSEKVPALLTELGSYGAGAFEVTVVSSLPITDRLDRLRRQNLDLPERVCRHIEADYTHWGDEGAREIARADHVVFMSSDRLVSGEEADARTIMGYLSLEETLNLPRKRDRPPLQRLVELSDPHNQTLIGERVGEVMISPILLSHVLAQVALRRELSVVLDELFTAGGAEIAFRQLDEYALGPGMFGFEELEEEATRRAEVFLGVERLASAREGKGSAPGRALELNPERGRSWELAAHDRLAVMTRVARRPPAPEPRDEA, from the coding sequence ATGAAGTTCAGCTTTGGACTCCTCGATCGCCTGCGCTTCCAGGTGGAGCGCGCGCTGATCCGCGGCCCCCACATCCAGCTTCTGGTCGTGGCGGCGGTGGTGGCGCTGGTCGCGCTTGTGGGCGGGCTGGCCGTGCTTCCTCCCGACGCCAATGGCGAGGGGCTGGAGCAGTCGGTGTGGTGGGCCTTTTTGCGCCTGACCGACCCGGGGTATCTGGGCGACGACCAGGGCGCCTGGCGCCGCGTGGTGGCCACCGCCCTGACCCTGGCGGGCTACGTGCTCTTTATGGGCACGCTGGTGGCGATCATGACCGGCTGGCTCCTGCGCTCGATGCGCACCCTGGAGCGGGGGCTCACCCCGGTGGTCATGGAGGATCATTTTGTGGTCCTGGGCTGGACCGACCGCACCGTGCCGCTTCTGCAGGAGCTGCTCCTCTCCACCTTCCGCGTGCGCCACTTTCTGGCCGGGCTCGGCGGCGGGAGGCGCGCGCGCATCGTCACGCTGGTCGAAGAACTCGACGAGGAGATTTTAGAGGAGATCCGCCAGGATCACGTCGTCGGCCCCCGCGCCGCCGAGGTGGTTTTGCGTTCGGGCTCGGGCATCAACGCCGACCACCTGCGCCGGGTGGCCGCGGTGCACGCCGCCGCCGTGATCGTGCCCTCACCCCAGGAGCAAGAACCCGGGGAGGTCAGCGCCGATGTGGAGGTCATCAAGATCCTCCTCTCCCTCGACGGTCAGGTTCGGGCCGCCGGGGAGCCACATCCTTATGTGGTGATCGAGCTCCAGGAGCCTCGCCATGAAGAGGTCGCGCGCCGCGCCTACGGTGGCCCGCTGGAGGTGGTCAGCAGCAGCCAGCTCATCGGCCGATTGATGGCCCAGAACATGCGCCATGCGGGGCTCTCGCGGGTCTACAACGAGCTCTTAAGCCCCGAGATCGGCAGCGAGGTCTTCATCCGCCATCACGACGCGCTCGCCGGCAAAACCTTTGCCGAGGCCGCTCGCCGTTTTGAGCGCGCCACCCTCTGCGGGGTGGTGCGCAGCACCGAGGGCCGCTTTATCCCCCACCTGGCCCCCGGCCCCGACTTCAAGCTGGCCGCCGGCGACGCCCTGGTGCTCATCGCCCGCACCTTTCGCGACGCCGCCCCGGCCGAGGAGCCCTGGCGCGGTGCCGGGCGCCCGCTCAAACGCCTGAGCGCCGAGCCCCTGCGCGAGCTCGATCACCGCGGCCGCCGCGTGCTCGTGCTCGGCTGGAGCGAGAAGGTGCCCGCGCTCCTGACCGAGCTCGGCTCGTATGGCGCCGGCGCCTTCGAGGTCACGGTGGTCTCTTCGCTTCCTATTACCGACCGCCTCGATCGCCTCCGTCGCCAGAACCTCGATCTGCCCGAGCGTGTCTGCCGCCACATCGAGGCCGACTACACCCACTGGGGCGACGAGGGCGCACGTGAGATCGCCCGCGCCGACCACGTCGTCTTTATGAGCAGCGATCGCCTCGTCAGTGGCGAGGAGGCCGACGCCCGCACGATCATGGGCTACCTCTCGCTGGAAGAGACGCTGAACCTGCCCCGCAAACGCGATCGCCCCCCGCTCCAGCGCCTCGTCGAGCTGAGCGATCCTCATAACCAGACGCTCATTGGCGAGCGGGTCGGCGAGGTGATGATCAGCCCGATTTTGCTGAGCCATGTGCTGGCGCAGGTGGCGCTTCGCCGCGAACTCTCGGTGGTTCTCGACGAGCTCTTTACCGCCGGCGGCGCCGAGATCGCCTTTCGGCAGCTCGACGAGTACGCGCTTGGGCCGGGTATGTTTGGTTTTGAGGAGCTCGAAGAAGAGGCCACGCGCCGCGCCGAGGTCTTTCTGGGCGTGGAGCGACTCGCCAGCGCCCGCGAGGGCAAAGGGTCGGCCCCCGGCAGGGCGCTGGAGCTCAATCCGGAGCGCGGTCGGAGCTGGGAGCTCGCCGCCCACGATCGCCTGGCCGTGATGACCCGCGTGGCGCGCCGCCCGCCAGCGCCAGAACCGCGCGACGAGGCCTGA